The Clarias gariepinus isolate MV-2021 ecotype Netherlands chromosome 4, CGAR_prim_01v2, whole genome shotgun sequence genome window below encodes:
- the pou3f1 gene encoding POU domain, class 3, transcription factor 1, producing MATTAQYIPRNNSLPSNPLMHPDSDRMHQGTTYREVQKMMHHEYLQGLAASNAGHPMSLTHHQWLPTSGADWSSGTHLGQQPEHKASVPASREELTSGYHRSHLVHQAAQNGHHGSWAPSSTTHHLSPLSPASGGHQSLVYSQTGYAMLSPQPSLHHGMREPLHDDAGGHEHQLESPQQPFGHHQDHSDEDAPSSDDLEQFAKQFKQRRIKLGFTQADVGLALGTLYGNVFSQTTICRFEALQLSFKNMCKLKPLLNKWLEETDSNTGSPTNLDKIAAQGRKRKKRTSIEVGVKGALENHFLKCPKPSAHEISTLAGTLQLEKEVVRVWFCNRRQKEKRMTPVGVAHPSMEDVYSQAETPPLHHTLQSPVQ from the coding sequence ATGGCGACGACAGCTCAGTATATCCCGCGGAATAACTCGTTGCCTTCCAACCCTCTCATGCACCCGGACTCGGACCGGATGCACCAGGGCACGACCTATCGAGAAGTACAGAAGATGATGCACCACGAGTATCTTCAAGGGCTCGCAGCGTCCAACGCCGGCCACCCGATGAGCTTGACGCACCACCAGTGGCTGCCCACATCCGGCGCAGACTGGAGCAGCGGGACACACCTCGGCCAGCAGCCCGAGCACAAGGCCAGCGTGCCTGCGAGCCGCGAGGAGCTGACCAGTGGCTACCACAGGTCGCATTTGGTGCACCAGGCTGCACAGAACGGCCACCATGGCTCATGGGCGCCTAGCAGTACCACGCATCACCTGTCTCCGCTGTCGCCCGCTTCTGGGGGCCACCAGTCGCTGGTCTACTCTCAGACGGGCTATGCTATGCTGAGCCCGCAACCATCCCTGCATCACGGCATGCGTGAGCCGCTGCACGACGATGCCGGTGGTCATGAACATCAGCTCGAGTCGCCACAGCAGCCGTTTGGACACCACCAGGACCATTCAGACGAGGACGCGCCCAGCTCCGACGACCTTGAGCAGTTTGCCAAGCAGTTTAAGCAGCGGCGCATAAAGCTCGGCTTCACGCAAGCGGACGTGGGGCTTGCGCTCGGCACGCTTTACGGCAATGTATTCTCTCAGACCACCATCTGCAGGTTCGAGGCACTACAGCTTAGTTTCAAGAACATGTGCAAACTTAAGCCGCTGCTCAACAAATGGCTAGAGGAGACAGACTCGAACACAGGCAGTCCAACTAACTTGGACAAGATCGCGGCACAGGGACGCAAGCGCAAGAAGAGGACCTCGATCGAGGTCGGGGTGAAAGGAGCGCTGGAGAACCACTTCCTGAAGTGTCCAAAGCCCTCGGCGCACGAGATCAGCACACTGGCCGGCACACTGCAGCTAGAGAAAGAGGTAGTGCGTGTGTGGTTTTGCAAcaggagacagaaagagaaaaggatGACCCCAGTCGGGGTCGCACATCCGAGCATGGAGGACGTTTACTCACAGGCGGAGACCCCTCCGCTTCACCACACGTTACAAAGTCCCGTCCAGTGA